The genomic stretch AGAATCCTCTCGCGTTATTTTTTCGCTCTTTTGGTTCTCGCAAAGTTTATAGTCGCGTGAAACGAAAAGTCCTGAATTTTATCCTTTTTCTATCATGGCTACGAAAGCAAAGAAGACTTCTTCCAAATCAACAAAATCCACAAAAACAAAAAAGGCAGCGAAAGCATCAGCACCGAAGAAATCAAAACCATCAAAGTCTACAAAAAATGCTGCTCCTCAGCAAAAAGAAGCAGCTCCAAAACCCGTGATTAAAGCAAAAGCTCCGGTGAAAAAACGAGAGAAGCATACGCTTACGAGAAGAGAACGAAAAAAGGCAGTAATGCAGAAACACAGAACCCATGAAAAAGACACCGGATCTGCAGAAGTGCAGGTTGCAATTTTGACGCATCGAATCAATGAACTTACCGAACATTTGCAACACCACAAAAACGATAATCATTCCCGAAGAGGACTCCTCATGATGGTAGGAAATCGAAAGAAACTTCTCAAATTTCTCAAGGAAAAATCTGATGAGAGGTACAAAAAGCTCGTTAAAAAACTCGGTATTCGAGGATAGTTTTTCCTCGACGTTTCTTTATTTTTCTTTCTTTTTTCTTAAGGAAGCCGCCCCGCACCCTTTTTGCATTTTCCTTGCAAATTGTGAGTAAAAAAGGTGCGGGGTTGCTTTAGACTCGGAAAAGAGAAGGACTTTTGTCATTTTTCTCTTTTTCCATGTCTTATTACAAAAATTTCAATACATTTTCTTACACTCTTGGTGATAAGGAAATTTTGGTAGAAACCGGAAGATT from Candidatus Peregrinibacteria bacterium encodes the following:
- the rpsO gene encoding 30S ribosomal protein S15; this translates as MATKAKKTSSKSTKSTKTKKAAKASAPKKSKPSKSTKNAAPQQKEAAPKPVIKAKAPVKKREKHTLTRRERKKAVMQKHRTHEKDTGSAEVQVAILTHRINELTEHLQHHKNDNHSRRGLLMMVGNRKKLLKFLKEKSDERYKKLVKKLGIRG